The Jeotgalibacillus haloalkalitolerans region TCATCACATTCGGACCCCTGACGATCAGTTCGCCGACCTCTCCAACAGGCAATTCTTCACCAAGTTCGTTTACAATTTTATTTTCAACGTTTGTAATTGATGTGCCGATTGATCCGGCTTTGCGTTCACGGTCAAGCGGATTAAAGCATGTAACCGGTGCAGCTTCAGATAGACCATACCCCTCTGATACTTTGACATTAAATTTGTTTTCAAAGTTTTCAAGAAGTGCAACAGGCATTGAAGCCCCTCCTGAAATACACAGACGTATACTTTCAAAGCTGCTGCCTTCCGCTTCCGGATATTGCAGCAGGAAGTTATACATTGTCGGCACACCGGCAAAAACAGTGGCTTTATATTTCGTCACAACATCAAATACATCTTTCGGGCTGAACCTTGGTACGATCAGCATGGTGCCACCGTTGATCAAAGGTGCATTCAAAACAACCGTCAATGCAAATACATGAAACATCGGAAGCGTAGTAACGACACGGTCTTCACCTGTAATGTTCAGGTATTCTGCTACGTCCTTCGCATTTGAATAAACGTTTTTATGCGTCAGCATGGCACCCTTTGGTTTACCGGTTGTGCCCGAAGTATAAAGAATGATTGCTGTATCATCTTCTCCAAGTTCAGGTCCATTAAATACCGGCTGCTGAGTTCCGATAGCCTGTGTAAAAGCAATGACTTTTCCTTTTACTGCATCAGGCAGCGCTGCAAGCTTCTCAGCCGTTCCCTGTTCAGTTTCACAGACAACATAATGCTCAACAGAAGGCAGTGCTGCATGTGCTCTTTCAATCAGTGGCAGCAGAAGGTCCAGTGCAACAATCGCTTTTACATCACCGTCGCGGATAATATAGGCAATCTCATCCGGTGTATAAATTGGATTAATCGGAATTACCGTTGCCCCTGTTCTGAGTGCTGCATACATGGCAATGACAAAATGCGGCGAATTGCCGAGCAGTAATCCTACATGATCCCCTTTTTTAATGCCGATACTGTCAAAGTAGTTTGCCATCTTATTCACGGCGCCATTCAGTTCTGCATATGTAGCTGACTGATCTAAAAAATGATAGGCAGTCTTACCGGCATGCTGCTCTGCAGTCTCCTGTAAACGATCTGATAAATTCAACCAATCCATCCCCTTTTACGTTTGGTTAGTTCTTCGCCACTTGTGAATGAACAGTCATTCATTTTACTCCACAAAGAAGCGAATATTCAAACTAATTATAACGGAGTGAAGTGATGTAATCAAGATAACGCTTTCATTGAATATAAAAAAGACTGGACAATTTATGTCTCAGTCTCTTTAGCCGGCTCACTGCGCTTCAGGCGGACGCTTTCCGGACGGTT contains the following coding sequences:
- a CDS encoding fatty acid--CoA ligase family protein produces the protein MNLSDRLQETAEQHAGKTAYHFLDQSATYAELNGAVNKMANYFDSIGIKKGDHVGLLLGNSPHFVIAMYAALRTGATVIPINPIYTPDEIAYIIRDGDVKAIVALDLLLPLIERAHAALPSVEHYVVCETEQGTAEKLAALPDAVKGKVIAFTQAIGTQQPVFNGPELGEDDTAIILYTSGTTGKPKGAMLTHKNVYSNAKDVAEYLNITGEDRVVTTLPMFHVFALTVVLNAPLINGGTMLIVPRFSPKDVFDVVTKYKATVFAGVPTMYNFLLQYPEAEGSSFESIRLCISGGASMPVALLENFENKFNVKVSEGYGLSEAAPVTCFNPLDRERKAGSIGTSITNVENKIVNELGEELPVGEVGELIVRGPNVMKGYYKMPEETEVTIRDGWLYTGDLAKQDEEGYFYIVDRKKDMVIVGGYNVYPREVEEVLYAHEAVVEAAVVGVPDPNFGEAVHAYVVLKDESVTKDQLLAFCAEKLAKYKVPTVIEFIDELPKNTTGKILRRALRDQVKQS